The sequence GCACCAGATGATGCTCCACTCACCGGAGAAGCACTCGTCAAAGAAGTCTGTCGCCGCATTCGCGTGGCAAGGAGCTACTGGGATGCCCACAACAACTCCGCCTGTCGCAAAGAACGCGATCGCGCCCTGCAACTCTACAACACGCTGACTAAAGAGCAAAAAGAGCAAATTCCGGAGGTGCTAAAGGTGTGGCTTCGCTATCGCAGCGAAAAATATTTTGGTGCTCACCGCACGCCTCCGGGAGGAAAGGCCAAGGGCAAGCCGAAAAAACAGCGTTTTACAAAAGACTAAAAGCTAAGAATTACTAATTTCCTTGAGACCGCCCAAAAAACAAAATCCCCACCAGAACGATGGGGACAACTAACTTAAA is a genomic window of Oscillatoria sp. FACHB-1407 containing:
- a CDS encoding Precorrin-3B methylase, producing the protein MAPDDAPLTGEALVKEVCRRIRVARSYWDAHNNSACRKERDRALQLYNTLTKEQKEQIPEVLKVWLRYRSEKYFGAHRTPPGGKAKGKPKKQRFTKD